A window from Lachnoanaerobaculum umeaense encodes these proteins:
- a CDS encoding IS1182 family transposase codes for MLTVNYYNDFFEIGQQKINFSFYELSLPDDDPVYTLKKVMEDLDFSGLLANCSDKGRTGYNPIMMYAVITYANMRGIRSIDRIVDLCERDIAFIWLTQGRKPKRDAFYEFKSKKLTSDILDDLNYQFMRRLQKEGFVTLKELFIDGTKIEANANRYTFVWRGSINYHLAGLLDSIDKLYSDYNSFLQDNGFGEKYELGNAQMFVIDGIDRVRDIIEKNRKRKITKHKKLSNNRIIEIDNCSPLEILKLQKNLMTISDGEGIVFVNGKGKRKPKLQQLYEELEHCGQRLIHYKECFEIMGKDRNSYSKTDLEATFMRMKEDHMLNGQLKPAYNVQIAVENYFIVHSYVSNDRTDYNTLIPILEKHKEAFGEVLEEVTADSGYCSEKNLLYLKENKIDSYIKLQDHEKRKTRAYSKDIGKYYNMKTMVFEDEQVYICHDGRELRHINTEKKKQNGYTQTYEVYGCSDCSGCEHKSKCLYKYNPDKDVDKNKVMKINEVWEELREKSHANIQSEKGILKRQTRSIQTEGHFGDIKENEDFRRFNYRSSDKVYKEFMLFAIGRNINKYHRFLYAKLKKFEGKLQEKTA; via the coding sequence ATGCTCACAGTTAATTATTATAACGACTTTTTTGAAATAGGTCAACAGAAAATCAACTTTAGCTTCTATGAATTGAGTTTACCCGATGACGATCCAGTCTATACCCTAAAAAAAGTTATGGAGGATTTAGATTTTTCCGGACTGTTAGCCAATTGTTCGGACAAGGGAAGAACAGGGTACAACCCGATCATGATGTATGCAGTTATTACTTATGCAAATATGCGTGGAATACGCTCTATTGATCGTATTGTGGATTTATGTGAAAGAGATATTGCTTTTATCTGGCTTACTCAAGGGAGGAAGCCTAAAAGAGATGCTTTTTATGAATTTAAAAGTAAGAAACTTACTTCAGATATTTTGGATGACTTAAACTATCAGTTTATGAGACGATTACAAAAGGAAGGATTTGTTACATTAAAAGAATTGTTTATTGATGGAACAAAAATAGAAGCTAATGCTAATCGTTATACTTTTGTATGGCGTGGAAGTATTAATTATCATCTTGCAGGTCTGCTGGATTCTATTGATAAGCTTTATTCAGACTATAATTCTTTTTTACAAGATAATGGATTTGGTGAAAAGTACGAGCTTGGAAATGCACAAATGTTTGTGATTGACGGAATTGATAGAGTTAGAGATATTATTGAAAAGAACAGAAAAAGAAAGATTACGAAACATAAAAAGCTATCTAATAACCGTATTATAGAGATTGATAACTGCTCGCCTCTTGAAATACTTAAGCTTCAGAAAAACCTTATGACTATTTCTGACGGAGAAGGTATTGTATTTGTTAACGGAAAGGGTAAGAGAAAGCCAAAGCTTCAACAACTCTATGAAGAACTTGAACATTGTGGACAGCGATTAATACACTATAAAGAATGTTTTGAGATTATGGGGAAAGATAGAAACAGCTATTCCAAAACTGATTTGGAAGCAACCTTTATGCGAATGAAGGAAGATCATATGCTTAATGGGCAGCTAAAGCCTGCATACAATGTACAGATAGCGGTAGAGAATTATTTTATTGTACATAGTTATGTAAGTAATGATCGTACAGATTATAATACATTAATTCCGATCCTTGAAAAGCATAAGGAAGCATTCGGAGAAGTACTTGAAGAAGTGACGGCAGACAGCGGTTATTGTAGTGAGAAAAATCTCTTATATCTAAAAGAAAATAAGATAGATAGTTATATAAAACTACAGGATCATGAAAAACGAAAAACAAGAGCATACAGTAAAGATATAGGTAAATACTACAACATGAAGACAATGGTATTTGAAGATGAGCAAGTCTATATCTGTCATGACGGTCGTGAACTTAGACATATCAACACAGAAAAGAAAAAACAGAATGGTTATACACAAACATATGAAGTATATGGATGTTCAGACTGTAGTGGATGTGAACATAAGTCTAAATGCTTATACAAATATAATCCTGATAAAGATGTTGATAAGAACAAAGTGATGAAGATCAATGAAGTATGGGAAGAGCTTCGAGAGAAATCACATGCTAACATACAGAGTGAAAAAGGTATTCTGAAACGACAGACACGGTCTATTCAAACGGAAGGTCATTTTGGAGATATTAAAGAGAATGAAGATTTCCGACGCTTTAACTATCGTTCTTCAGATAAGGTATATAAAGAATTTATGCTTTTTGCGATAGGAAGAAATATAAACAAATATCATCGTTTTCTCTACGCAAAACTAAAGAAATTTGAAGGAAAACTACAGGAGAAAACAGCATAG
- a CDS encoding GNAT family N-acetyltransferase, translated as MKNREISVRFANKHDAKRLLDIYAYYVKETAISFETEVPSVEEFKSRMEDILKNYPYIVACYNDEILGYAYLHPFVGRKAYDLSAETTIYLNPNKKHMGIGKKLYTVLEDIARVQNITNLYSCIGYVDEDDEYLNNNSAKFHEHMGYRMVGKFINCGHKFGRWYHMVWMEKVIGEHKEIREFLRFVDIEYTFN; from the coding sequence ATGAAGAATAGGGAGATTTCTGTTAGGTTTGCAAATAAGCATGATGCAAAGAGGCTACTTGATATATATGCATATTATGTAAAGGAAACTGCGATATCCTTTGAGACAGAGGTGCCAAGTGTGGAAGAGTTCAAATCAAGAATGGAAGATATATTAAAAAACTATCCATATATTGTGGCTTGCTATAATGACGAAATACTTGGTTATGCATATTTGCATCCATTTGTGGGAAGAAAGGCATATGATCTTAGTGCAGAGACTACTATATATTTGAATCCAAACAAGAAACATATGGGCATAGGTAAGAAACTATATACTGTACTTGAAGATATTGCAAGAGTTCAAAATATTACCAATCTTTACTCATGTATAGGGTATGTGGATGAAGATGATGAGTATTTGAACAATAACAGTGCAAAATTTCATGAACATATGGGATATAGAATGGTGGGGAAGTTTATAAATTGTGGACATAAATTCGGTAGATGGTATCATATGGTTTGGATGGAGAAGGTAATAGGTGAGCATAAGGAGATTAGAGAATTTCTAAGATTTGTGGATATAGAGTATACATTTAATTAA
- a CDS encoding potassium channel family protein codes for MKSFLVIGVGRFGRHLCKKLFELGYDVMAVDRNEDCIEQVLPYTLNSMIGDSTKTDFIKSIGVSNFDVCFVAIGDDFQTSLETTSLLSECGAKYVVSRASRDTQAKFLLRNGANEVVYPERQLAEWTAIRYSSNNISNYIELPGENSIFECKVPKNWEGKTILDLDIRKKYKVNIMAIKKGDNWYMTITPKIKFEKDQDILVYGANKYLEKFLDFDSINFTTEEEEDEE; via the coding sequence ATGAAAAGTTTTTTGGTAATAGGAGTGGGACGATTTGGTCGTCATTTGTGCAAGAAATTATTTGAACTCGGATATGATGTAATGGCTGTGGATAGAAATGAAGACTGTATAGAGCAGGTATTACCATATACTTTAAATTCAATGATAGGAGACAGTACGAAGACTGACTTTATAAAATCAATTGGAGTAAGCAATTTTGATGTATGCTTTGTAGCTATAGGCGATGATTTTCAAACTTCACTTGAAACAACCTCCCTACTTAGTGAGTGTGGTGCAAAATATGTTGTATCCAGAGCATCCAGAGATACACAAGCAAAATTTCTTTTAAGAAATGGGGCAAATGAGGTGGTTTACCCGGAGAGACAGTTAGCTGAATGGACTGCAATAAGATATAGTTCAAATAATATTTCAAATTATATAGAATTACCGGGTGAAAATTCTATATTTGAATGTAAGGTACCTAAAAATTGGGAAGGCAAAACTATATTGGATCTGGATATAAGAAAGAAATACAAAGTAAATATAATGGCAATAAAAAAAGGTGATAATTGGTATATGACTATTACTCCTAAAATAAAATTTGAAAAAGACCAGGATATATTGGTATATGGAGCAAATAAGTATTTAGAAAAATTCTTGGATTTTGATTCCATAAATTTTACGACAGAAGAAGAGGAAGATGAAGAATAG
- a CDS encoding S8 family serine peptidase, with product MNKSVKKNNFGIAVGIAVSFIFLIIFLLGIFLITQAYKDSNEPTFNEKIASITKENEYVEFNEENGIIYVNDEIIIVSKEDAQIDDIRNLAIEQGATIDEAMSDIGIYRFIYSEPMSYEDINTKIEALKQNALVDDAYYNIVSLDESDTEEDTSSEFREPVYPKDTWNRDSWNTSIPRGANWGMEAIDAPGAWAYLDEASTINIGLIDAFPNTSHPDLQNMFDNSSNIFIDKKTNSTSINSFDIQPHDHGSHVSGIMNAETEWTDKNMSNKYTGFFSFFSYLWNKLFSWNKDTGVSGVMGNKGRLYYSRSYYVNNGKVSFGFNTDFTYLQSLKLLIDQDVQVINISQNTSRLIGFAASRGNQNAINYLTEQANFADKALSRLISKREAEGKSDFVICVAAGNNNHLYYYKNDSEPYGYREKEDDTVKTASDIQVDTGNALALYNNFLNMMSTPAVKERIIVVGSIGINNEKSTTTNTIYKYSYFSNVGNRVDIVAPGEDIYSCKNKGYGLDSGTSMATPHVSGVAGLVFACNPGISGPDVKNILIQSTNGTYYYNGGHSGLLNAKMAVVNALAGTNKAIPDKIIKKAPTGTTSSSKKGLDVCFVVDTTGSMDDDIDNAKENMSNILDVLSQKTSDYRVALIDYRDYSSRTGYSYDYPYKVQLSFTNNNEQIKNSIYSLDLGNGGDNEETVYSALIESSKLDWREDAKKVIIILGDAAPLDPEPETGYTYQDVSAALYASDIALDYDESDTRVTDFIDKDLINVYSIGTNASDEASDFFREISEDTGGNFLSIDDASEVSDAIIDSIEQIDITNLVPVSIDFGQSLSIKNIDIYMDDIYQFTIRTDNSGKFQFDGIEPGTYNWKFKSRSGVLDITGTEDSILADPTPSKHPSSPF from the coding sequence ATGAATAAATCCGTTAAAAAAAATAATTTTGGAATTGCTGTTGGAATTGCTGTGTCTTTTATATTCCTTATTATTTTCCTTTTAGGTATTTTCTTAATTACTCAAGCATATAAAGATTCAAATGAACCAACATTTAATGAAAAAATTGCATCTATAACTAAGGAAAATGAGTATGTAGAATTTAATGAAGAAAATGGTATAATATATGTAAATGATGAGATAATAATCGTTTCTAAAGAAGACGCACAAATAGATGATATAAGAAATCTTGCAATAGAGCAAGGTGCCACTATTGATGAAGCTATGTCAGATATTGGTATTTATAGGTTTATTTATAGTGAACCTATGTCATATGAAGATATAAATACAAAAATAGAAGCACTTAAGCAAAATGCATTAGTTGATGATGCTTATTATAATATTGTATCTTTAGATGAATCTGATACTGAAGAGGACACCTCTTCTGAATTTAGAGAACCGGTATATCCCAAAGATACATGGAATAGAGATTCTTGGAATACTTCTATACCTAGAGGTGCGAATTGGGGAATGGAAGCTATTGATGCTCCAGGTGCATGGGCATATTTGGATGAGGCGAGTACCATTAATATTGGTCTAATAGATGCTTTCCCAAATACTTCACATCCTGATCTGCAAAATATGTTTGATAATTCAAGCAATATTTTTATAGATAAAAAGACTAACTCTACGAGTATTAATTCTTTTGATATTCAGCCACATGACCATGGAAGCCATGTTTCCGGAATTATGAATGCCGAAACTGAATGGACTGATAAAAATATGAGTAACAAGTATACAGGCTTTTTTTCTTTCTTTTCATATCTATGGAATAAATTATTTTCATGGAACAAAGATACAGGAGTTTCCGGTGTTATGGGCAACAAAGGTAGATTATATTATAGCCGTTCGTATTATGTTAATAATGGAAAAGTATCATTTGGCTTTAATACTGATTTTACCTATCTTCAATCCCTCAAATTACTTATTGACCAAGATGTTCAAGTTATAAATATTAGCCAAAACACATCTAGATTAATAGGATTTGCAGCCAGTCGTGGAAATCAAAATGCAATCAATTACCTGACTGAACAGGCAAACTTTGCAGATAAAGCTCTATCAAGATTGATCTCTAAAAGAGAGGCTGAGGGTAAAAGTGATTTTGTTATTTGTGTTGCAGCCGGCAATAATAATCATCTATATTACTATAAAAATGACAGTGAACCTTATGGCTATCGTGAGAAAGAAGATGATACAGTTAAAACAGCATCTGATATACAAGTAGATACCGGTAATGCACTTGCCCTATATAATAACTTTTTAAACATGATGAGTACTCCTGCTGTAAAAGAACGTATTATTGTTGTTGGATCAATAGGCATTAACAATGAAAAATCAACCACTACAAATACTATTTATAAATACTCTTATTTTTCAAATGTTGGAAATAGAGTAGATATAGTAGCACCCGGAGAAGATATATATAGTTGTAAAAATAAAGGATACGGCTTAGATAGCGGAACATCTATGGCAACCCCACATGTTTCAGGTGTAGCCGGACTAGTTTTTGCTTGTAATCCTGGTATTAGTGGTCCAGATGTTAAAAATATCCTTATTCAATCTACAAACGGAACATATTATTATAATGGAGGACATAGTGGATTGCTCAATGCAAAGATGGCTGTTGTAAATGCACTGGCAGGCACAAATAAAGCCATTCCGGACAAAATTATAAAAAAAGCTCCTACAGGAACTACTTCTTCTTCTAAAAAAGGATTAGATGTATGCTTTGTCGTTGATACTACAGGATCTATGGATGATGATATTGATAATGCTAAGGAAAATATGTCAAATATTCTGGATGTTTTATCACAGAAAACTTCAGACTATCGAGTGGCACTAATAGATTATCGTGATTACTCAAGTAGAACAGGGTACTCTTATGATTACCCCTATAAGGTCCAGCTATCTTTTACTAATAATAATGAGCAAATAAAAAATTCAATATATAGCCTTGATTTGGGCAATGGTGGTGATAATGAAGAAACTGTTTATTCTGCACTAATAGAATCCTCAAAATTAGATTGGAGAGAAGATGCTAAGAAAGTTATTATAATTTTGGGTGATGCTGCTCCACTTGATCCTGAACCTGAGACAGGTTATACCTATCAAGATGTTTCAGCTGCATTATATGCATCTGATATTGCACTTGACTATGATGAATCTGATACAAGAGTTACAGATTTTATAGATAAAGATCTTATAAATGTGTATTCAATAGGTACAAATGCCAGTGATGAGGCATCTGATTTCTTTAGAGAGATTTCGGAAGATACTGGAGGAAACTTTTTAAGTATAGATGATGCTTCGGAGGTAAGTGATGCTATTATTGATTCTATTGAACAAATAGATATCACTAATTTAGTACCTGTAAGTATAGACTTTGGACAATCACTCTCTATAAAAAATATTGATATATATATGGATGATATTTATCAGTTTACTATAAGAACTGACAATTCCGGTAAATTTCAGTTTGATGGTATAGAACCCGGTACTTATAATTGGAAATTTAAATCCAGATCAGGTGTACTCGATATTACCGGTACTGAGGACAGTATATTAGCTGATCCTACACCAAGCAAGCATCCCTCATCACCTTTTTAA